Proteins found in one Meiothermus sp. Pnk-1 genomic segment:
- the xylF gene encoding D-xylose ABC transporter substrate-binding protein, whose translation MKLFLKAILLVLLLAAPALAQKKVIVGVSWANFQEERWKIDEAAIRQQLGRMGADYISADAQSSSEKQLNDIDALISRGANALIILAWDKDAILPAIDKAKAAGIPVVAYDRLIENDYAYYITFDNVEVGRMQARAVYAVKPKGNYAFILGANTDPNADFLHKGQLEVLQPAINRGDIKVVGKQYTEGWKPEVAQRNMEQILAANGNKVDAVVASNDGTAGGVVAALAAVGLAGKVPVSGQDGDQAALNRVARGLQTVSVWKDARELGKKAAEAAVLMARGTPKEKLPGRTVFADGPNKVKMNALLLKPIPITRQNLDVVLKAGWITKEALCQGVSGANAPAACR comes from the coding sequence ATGAAGCTATTCCTCAAGGCAATCCTGCTCGTTCTGCTCTTGGCAGCACCGGCATTGGCCCAGAAGAAAGTGATCGTGGGGGTAAGCTGGGCCAATTTCCAAGAGGAACGCTGGAAGATCGACGAAGCCGCCATCCGCCAGCAGCTAGGCCGTATGGGAGCCGACTATATCAGCGCCGATGCGCAAAGCTCCTCGGAGAAGCAGCTCAACGACATCGACGCCCTTATCTCGCGCGGAGCCAACGCCCTGATCATCCTGGCCTGGGACAAGGATGCCATCCTGCCCGCCATTGATAAAGCCAAGGCCGCCGGGATCCCGGTGGTGGCCTATGACCGCTTGATCGAAAACGACTACGCCTACTACATCACCTTCGATAACGTGGAAGTGGGCCGGATGCAGGCTAGAGCGGTATACGCCGTAAAGCCCAAGGGCAACTATGCCTTCATCCTGGGGGCCAATACCGACCCCAACGCCGACTTTTTGCACAAAGGGCAGCTCGAGGTGCTCCAGCCCGCCATCAATAGAGGGGACATCAAGGTGGTAGGCAAGCAGTATACCGAGGGGTGGAAGCCCGAAGTGGCCCAGCGCAACATGGAACAAATCCTTGCCGCCAACGGCAACAAAGTAGACGCAGTGGTGGCTTCCAACGACGGCACCGCCGGAGGAGTGGTGGCTGCGCTGGCCGCAGTGGGCCTGGCTGGCAAGGTTCCAGTCTCGGGGCAAGATGGCGACCAAGCCGCCCTCAACCGCGTAGCCCGTGGGCTGCAAACGGTAAGCGTCTGGAAAGATGCCCGCGAGTTGGGCAAAAAAGCCGCTGAGGCCGCAGTGCTGATGGCGCGAGGCACGCCCAAGGAAAAACTCCCCGGTCGCACCGTGTTCGCCGATGGCCCCAACAAGGTCAAGATGAACGCCCTGTTGCTTAAACCCATCCCGATCACCCGCCAGAACCTCGACGTGGTGCTCAAAGCGGGCTGGATCACCAAAGAAGCCCTCTGCCAAGGGGTAAGCGGCGCGAACGCTCCTGCCGCCTGCCGCTGA